The Solibacillus sp. FSL W7-1464 genome contains a region encoding:
- the mntR gene encoding transcriptional regulator MntR, with protein sequence MPTPSMEDHIEQIYLLIEHKGYARVSDIAEALSVLPSSVTKMVQKLDKDGYLIYEKYRGLTLTPKGQKLGKRLVQRHDLLEQFLRLIGVDEERIYEDVEGIEHHLSWDSIDRIADLVQLLEEEPQITKKLEEMKSNHSM encoded by the coding sequence ATGCCAACACCTAGCATGGAGGACCACATTGAACAAATTTATCTACTAATTGAACATAAGGGGTATGCACGTGTGTCCGATATTGCGGAAGCTTTATCTGTTCTACCTTCCTCCGTTACAAAAATGGTGCAGAAATTGGATAAAGACGGCTATTTAATATATGAAAAATATAGAGGCTTAACATTAACGCCAAAAGGGCAAAAGTTAGGGAAGAGACTTGTTCAGCGACATGATTTGCTGGAACAATTTTTGCGTTTAATAGGGGTTGATGAAGAACGTATATATGAAGACGTTGAAGGTATCGAACATCACTTGAGCTGGGATTCCATTGATCGTATTGCGGATCTGGTGCAGCTTTTAGAAGAAGAACCTCAAATAACAAAAAAGCTGGAAGAAATGAAATCAAATCATAGTATGTAA
- a CDS encoding 3-oxoacyl-ACP reductase: MAKLKGKGVVVAGLLAGAASFLSKKENRDKAMDYLNKAKGKVNESGGVQGLMEKVQGKTAGYSNEDAHPSSTGDLDTNIAKSASVGKDDYKKESLEEVASTAGEVADHTLEGNQMVEEGAQTTTDYYNYEQDKRA, from the coding sequence ATGGCTAAATTAAAAGGTAAAGGCGTTGTAGTCGCAGGTTTATTAGCAGGTGCTGCTTCATTTCTAAGTAAAAAGGAAAACCGCGATAAAGCAATGGATTATTTGAATAAAGCAAAAGGCAAGGTAAATGAAAGTGGTGGAGTGCAAGGTTTAATGGAGAAAGTCCAAGGTAAAACGGCTGGTTACAGTAATGAAGATGCACATCCATCATCTACAGGAGATTTGGATACAAATATTGCGAAATCGGCTTCAGTCGGAAAAGATGATTACAAAAAAGAATCATTGGAGGAAGTTGCATCGACAGCTGGTGAAGTTGCAGATCATACGTTAGAAGGTAACCAGATGGTCGAAGAAGGCGCACAAACAACAACTGATTACTACAATTATGAACAGGACAAACGAGCATAA
- a CDS encoding DUF1002 domain-containing protein: MRQKWMAVIAAFALLISFVLPMNASAATTEQKNPINEKLGVPIVVYGSNLSADEKETVKTALRVDQETEVDEITISGQDLAKYIKDSNPSSRMFSSAKITRQDAGKGLTISIVTPDNITQVTSEMYANAMLTAGIEDAVVEIAAPKPVTGHSALVGIYKAYEAKTGETLDIERTDVANDELSVATSIAESAGVSDAQVAELLTEIKKAIAENKPATKEEVKQIVEEQLNKLQINLSEADRQLLVDLMDRISNLNIDFSKLSSQLSDLTAKFDEKFGALLEDEGFWQSVKNFFNNLINTISSWFK, translated from the coding sequence ATGAGACAAAAATGGATGGCTGTCATTGCTGCATTTGCGTTATTGATTTCTTTCGTTTTACCAATGAACGCTTCTGCGGCGACTACGGAACAAAAAAATCCAATCAATGAAAAGCTAGGTGTACCAATCGTTGTTTATGGAAGTAACTTATCTGCTGATGAAAAAGAAACAGTGAAAACTGCTTTGCGTGTTGATCAGGAAACAGAAGTAGATGAAATCACAATTTCAGGACAGGATTTAGCAAAATATATAAAAGATAGTAACCCAAGTTCACGCATGTTCTCATCTGCGAAAATTACACGTCAAGATGCAGGCAAGGGACTTACAATCAGTATCGTAACACCAGATAATATTACACAAGTAACATCGGAAATGTATGCAAATGCCATGTTAACGGCAGGTATTGAAGATGCAGTTGTGGAAATTGCAGCACCAAAACCGGTAACAGGTCACTCTGCATTAGTCGGAATATATAAAGCATATGAAGCAAAAACGGGTGAGACATTAGATATTGAGCGTACAGATGTTGCGAATGACGAATTATCCGTTGCTACATCAATTGCTGAATCAGCAGGAGTTTCAGATGCACAAGTTGCAGAATTATTAACAGAAATTAAGAAAGCAATTGCTGAAAATAAACCGGCAACAAAAGAAGAAGTCAAACAAATTGTTGAAGAACAGCTGAACAAACTGCAAATCAATTTAAGCGAAGCAGACCGTCAGCTTTTGGTTGATTTGATGGACCGAATTAGTAATCTGAATATCGACTTCAGTAAATTATCTTCACAGCTATCGGATTTAACAGCAAAGTTCGATGAGAAGTTCGGTGCATTATTGGAGGATGAAGGATTTTGGCAAAGCGTCAAAAATTTCTTTAATAATTTAATCAATACCATTTCATCTTGGTTCAAATAA
- a CDS encoding GNAT family N-acetyltransferase — protein sequence MEFTFKDKGNNYGALEYELNGQRVAEITWVLRDGIMNMDHTYVSDVLRGQGVAKKLLDAAADYARENNYKMNAICSYVVSSFQKSDAYDDVKV from the coding sequence ATGGAATTTACTTTTAAAGACAAAGGGAACAACTATGGTGCTCTGGAATATGAATTGAATGGTCAGCGTGTAGCTGAGATTACTTGGGTTTTAAGGGATGGAATCATGAATATGGATCACACGTATGTATCGGATGTATTGCGCGGCCAAGGGGTAGCTAAAAAGCTTTTAGATGCAGCTGCGGACTATGCTCGAGAAAATAATTATAAGATGAATGCCATTTGCTCATATGTCGTTTCTTCATTCCAAAAAAGTGACGCGTATGACGATGTAAAGGTATAG
- a CDS encoding helix-turn-helix transcriptional regulator, which yields MQLHQYSISETISKRYFQEIDNINQYAGIEDFFVLESRLIFEVYHLEVAKAKKTLHEIIDILSARFGKQVIKVVRSYFVTLSSIVARKLLDNQVPSKKAFAFNLACADMIENKMKDAEFLQFADDLIDFYVYFIADRKQPTFRHQTVNKVIMYINDELENDLTVESIAANFHISTSHLSRIFREHVGITLVEYLNVRRVEESQYYLRHTNKSITSISDQFHFCNQSYFTRIFKKYTGVTPKHFRDELHHEFFRFEIPEVEYEGV from the coding sequence ATGCAACTACATCAATATTCAATCTCGGAAACAATTTCAAAACGGTATTTTCAAGAGATTGACAATATCAATCAATATGCTGGTATAGAAGATTTTTTTGTTCTGGAATCTCGATTGATTTTTGAAGTTTATCATTTAGAAGTAGCAAAAGCGAAGAAGACATTACACGAAATTATAGACATATTATCCGCACGCTTCGGAAAACAAGTCATTAAAGTAGTGCGCTCGTACTTTGTTACGTTATCCTCAATTGTTGCGCGTAAGCTTTTAGATAATCAAGTCCCTTCTAAAAAAGCGTTTGCCTTCAATTTAGCATGTGCAGATATGATTGAAAACAAGATGAAGGATGCCGAGTTTCTGCAATTTGCAGATGACTTAATCGATTTTTATGTGTACTTTATTGCTGACCGAAAGCAGCCTACATTCCGTCACCAAACAGTAAACAAAGTAATTATGTACATAAATGATGAGCTGGAAAATGATCTAACAGTTGAAAGTATTGCAGCGAATTTCCATATTAGTACGAGTCATTTATCGCGTATTTTCCGTGAGCATGTCGGGATCACTTTAGTGGAGTATTTAAATGTTCGCCGTGTAGAGGAATCCCAATACTATTTGCGTCATACTAATAAAAGTATAACGTCAATTTCAGATCAATTCCATTTCTGTAATCAGAGTTATTTCACTAGAATTTTCAAGAAATATACAGGTGTTACACCTAAACATTTCCGTGATGAATTGCATCATGAATTTTTCCGATTTGAAATTCCGGAAGTAGAGTACGAAGGTGTTTAA
- a CDS encoding YwqG family protein, with product MSHIEKNIYIPKELIHFHTSLSHSAEQAAILKPVKQPAFLHESKFAGLPFLTNKMEHPKDNHNHYMLFLAQLNFAEIQLDYPFPQDGILQFYIPQQCYEKEKFQSECRSFKVQYIPFQGQYNEFIHDFTYLKDVNTSSFPIRQEMKLIPKTQFEPVSAMDYRLNNYFKPEIMDAPITLDDRSFQDVYLESYLAAEHKIGGYPYFIHQDFRKASPYLQHYDTLLLQIVSNDEQNIMWGDSGIISFFINSKKLAQCDFSDIYFHVEEY from the coding sequence ATGTCACATATAGAAAAAAATATTTATATCCCTAAAGAATTAATACATTTTCATACGAGCTTAAGTCATTCAGCTGAGCAAGCAGCTATTTTAAAACCAGTGAAACAACCCGCATTTTTGCATGAAAGCAAATTTGCCGGTCTACCCTTTTTAACAAATAAAATGGAACACCCGAAAGACAATCACAATCACTACATGCTTTTTTTGGCACAACTTAACTTTGCGGAAATTCAGCTTGATTACCCATTTCCACAAGATGGTATATTACAATTTTATATCCCGCAGCAATGTTATGAAAAGGAAAAGTTTCAGTCAGAATGTCGGTCATTTAAAGTACAATATATACCTTTTCAAGGTCAATATAATGAGTTTATTCATGATTTCACATATTTAAAGGACGTAAACACTAGCAGCTTCCCGATTCGGCAAGAGATGAAGCTCATTCCAAAAACTCAATTCGAACCAGTGTCGGCAATGGACTACCGGTTAAATAATTATTTTAAACCTGAAATAATGGATGCCCCCATTACATTGGATGACCGTTCATTTCAAGATGTGTATTTAGAAAGTTATTTAGCTGCCGAACATAAAATTGGCGGTTATCCATATTTTATACATCAGGATTTCAGAAAAGCATCACCTTATTTACAGCACTATGACACTTTATTACTGCAAATCGTTTCAAACGATGAGCAAAATATTATGTGGGGGGATAGTGGAATCATCAGCTTCTTCATCAACTCCAAAAAATTAGCACAATGTGATTTCTCGGATATTTACTTCCATGTTGAGGAATACTAA
- a CDS encoding LytTR family DNA-binding domain-containing protein: protein MDPRQIEEIMEVIKEFFPENTSIAISDTNEYLYYQPSKKVDLKIKPGDPIKEGSAAYKALTYGQKINSYIESDVFGVPYYGMSIPLIEEGETKGAITAIFPQKPSPFLTNYITVKIDDCWYPIKHNQVIYLETQLRKTFVKTMHREGYHRLNLSDLELFLAPDSFIRCHRSYIVNIDYIDEIQPDSHSTFLLIMKDGTRIPVSQRYASYFRRSLGF from the coding sequence GTGGATCCAAGACAAATAGAAGAAATTATGGAAGTCATTAAAGAATTTTTCCCTGAAAATACATCAATTGCTATTTCAGATACAAATGAGTATTTATATTACCAGCCAAGCAAAAAAGTAGATTTGAAAATCAAACCGGGCGATCCGATTAAAGAAGGTTCTGCTGCATACAAAGCATTAACTTACGGCCAAAAGATCAATTCATACATTGAATCGGACGTATTCGGAGTTCCATATTACGGAATGAGTATCCCTCTCATTGAAGAAGGCGAAACTAAAGGTGCTATTACAGCAATCTTCCCTCAAAAACCTTCTCCATTCTTAACAAATTATATTACAGTGAAAATTGACGACTGCTGGTACCCAATTAAACACAACCAAGTAATATATCTGGAGACTCAATTGCGTAAAACATTTGTAAAAACGATGCACCGTGAAGGCTATCACCGCTTGAACTTAAGTGACTTAGAGCTATTTTTAGCTCCTGATTCGTTCATCCGCTGCCACCGTTCTTATATTGTAAATATCGATTACATTGACGAAATCCAGCCAGATTCACACTCAACTTTCTTATTAATTATGAAAGACGGTACACGTATTCCTGTAAGCCAACGCTATGCAAGCTACTTCCGTCGTTCTTTAGGATTCTAA
- a CDS encoding CvfB family protein: MNQLIKSGQVVELTVLEEQGSRYILTNGDLEIPLNASDVAETIALGDVLKVFLYTDRRGDLQATTAIPHITEADYGWARVLKVTKEGAFCDIGTSREVLVRAEDLPAIEEVWPEAGDHLYITLRTDRNGDLFGRLITEEKVNDMFEGAAEDMFNKNITARPYRLLPVGSFLLGVENPYRIFVHESEMKAEPRLGQEVQVRIVDVKEDGSLNGSFLPRKHERLGEDAEKIFAYLESVGGKMPFGDKSTPEEITEMFNMSKGSFKRALGTLMKARKIKQKDGWTEIV, encoded by the coding sequence ATGAATCAATTAATAAAATCAGGACAAGTTGTCGAATTAACGGTATTGGAAGAACAAGGGTCGCGCTATATTTTAACGAATGGAGATTTGGAAATTCCTTTAAATGCATCAGATGTGGCAGAAACGATTGCTCTTGGCGATGTTTTAAAGGTTTTCCTTTATACGGATCGCCGTGGAGACCTTCAGGCAACAACAGCTATTCCGCATATTACAGAAGCAGATTACGGTTGGGCGCGTGTGTTGAAAGTAACAAAAGAAGGTGCTTTCTGCGATATTGGTACATCCCGCGAAGTATTAGTCCGTGCTGAAGACTTACCGGCTATTGAAGAAGTATGGCCGGAAGCAGGAGATCATTTATATATTACATTACGTACGGATCGCAACGGGGATTTATTCGGTCGTTTAATTACAGAAGAAAAAGTCAATGACATGTTTGAAGGCGCAGCAGAAGACATGTTCAATAAAAACATTACTGCTCGACCATACCGTCTATTGCCGGTAGGATCATTTTTATTAGGCGTTGAAAATCCGTATCGTATTTTCGTACATGAATCAGAAATGAAGGCTGAGCCACGTTTAGGACAAGAAGTACAGGTACGCATTGTAGATGTGAAGGAAGATGGCTCGTTAAACGGATCATTTTTACCTCGAAAACACGAGCGTTTAGGTGAAGATGCGGAAAAAATCTTTGCATATTTGGAAAGTGTCGGAGGGAAAATGCCATTTGGTGATAAATCAACACCAGAGGAAATTACAGAAATGTTCAATATGAGTAAAGGTTCATTTAAGCGTGCGCTAGGTACTTTAATGAAAGCTCGTAAAATTAAACAAAAAGACGGCTGGACTGAAATCGTTTAG
- the cls gene encoding cardiolipin synthase produces the protein MNLLSAIIQSSILVPLIMFINVLFALTVIFLERKKPSSTWAWLLVLFFLPFVGFFLYLLLGRQLRKKHLFRWDGRKDIGIEQLINYQIEAIENNELELRAEHIKSYNHLIYMNLKTNNAVLTQDNDVKIFDDGSDKFEALINDIQHAKNHIHIQYYIFKLDNLGQRIVNALIKKAKQGVKVRVLFDEMGSRGVRKRHFKELIEAGGEVEVFFPSILPLINPRLNFRNHRKISIIDGRIGYIGGFNVGDEYLSLSDRFGYWRDTHLRIEGSAVHPLQTRFILDWNQASAKNDICYAERYFPIIPQKGTAAIQIISSGPDTEWEVIKNNYLHLIANAKKYVYIQSPYFIPDESFFDAIRIAALSGIDVRIMIPNKPDHLFVYWATYSYVGPLVEAGAKVYQYEKGFIHAKMIVVDDEIASVGTANIDVRSFSLNFEVNALLYDRLLAHRLAEIFESDILDCSELTYELYKNRSNFIKFKESISRLLSPIL, from the coding sequence GTGAATCTTTTGAGCGCAATTATTCAAAGTTCCATTCTGGTACCACTTATTATGTTTATAAATGTTCTATTTGCCCTGACTGTCATCTTTTTAGAGCGCAAAAAACCTTCATCAACTTGGGCATGGTTGCTCGTTCTTTTTTTCTTGCCGTTTGTTGGATTTTTCCTCTACTTATTATTAGGAAGACAATTGAGAAAGAAGCATTTATTCCGATGGGATGGCAGAAAAGATATTGGCATTGAACAATTAATTAATTATCAGATTGAAGCAATCGAGAATAATGAACTGGAACTGCGTGCAGAACATATTAAAAGTTATAATCATCTTATCTATATGAATTTAAAAACAAACAATGCTGTCCTGACACAGGATAACGATGTAAAGATTTTCGATGATGGCAGTGATAAGTTCGAAGCACTTATAAATGATATTCAACATGCAAAAAACCATATTCATATTCAATACTATATTTTCAAACTGGATAATTTAGGTCAACGCATTGTAAATGCTTTAATAAAAAAGGCTAAACAAGGTGTAAAAGTAAGGGTACTGTTTGATGAAATGGGCTCACGCGGAGTTCGGAAGCGGCATTTTAAAGAACTGATCGAAGCAGGCGGTGAAGTAGAAGTGTTTTTCCCTTCGATTTTGCCTCTCATCAATCCACGTTTAAACTTTAGAAATCACAGGAAAATTTCCATAATAGATGGGCGTATCGGCTATATAGGAGGTTTTAACGTTGGGGATGAATATTTAAGTTTATCGGACCGGTTCGGCTACTGGCGTGATACCCACTTACGTATTGAAGGGAGCGCAGTCCACCCGTTGCAGACTCGCTTCATTTTAGACTGGAATCAGGCTAGCGCCAAAAATGATATATGCTATGCGGAGCGCTATTTCCCGATAATCCCTCAAAAAGGAACCGCTGCAATCCAGATCATTTCAAGTGGGCCTGATACAGAATGGGAAGTCATTAAAAACAATTATTTGCATTTAATCGCAAATGCAAAAAAATACGTGTACATACAGTCCCCGTATTTCATCCCGGATGAATCTTTTTTTGATGCTATCCGGATCGCTGCCCTCTCCGGGATCGATGTGCGGATTATGATTCCTAATAAACCGGACCATTTGTTTGTCTATTGGGCAACGTATTCCTATGTTGGACCTCTCGTTGAAGCGGGCGCAAAAGTGTACCAGTACGAAAAGGGCTTTATACATGCCAAAATGATAGTCGTGGATGATGAAATTGCTTCAGTCGGCACCGCTAATATCGATGTACGAAGCTTTAGTTTGAACTTTGAAGTGAATGCACTTCTTTATGATAGATTATTGGCACACCGCCTTGCTGAAATATTTGAAAGCGATATATTAGACTGCTCAGAGCTCACATATGAACTGTATAAAAACCGGTCCAACTTTATTAAATTCAAAGAATCCATTTCACGTTTACTGTCCCCGATTCTCTAG
- a CDS encoding M15 family metallopeptidase, which produces MNRKAKRKSPIAMIVSISIVILIAILGSIYYKFEVAQPGTEDESVAPNELENEEMQNKSNEPEPSKPQDQNADDLASSEKNSENPAVNSGEQPVKQPAKETPPATEEVEMENGYIVGQKPATEPTFVNGVLIANKKNPLPSTYNKGEDPKARAAFEIMAKAAMENGIELVAFSGFRSYEYQKTLYDRYVKRDGKEAADRYSARPGYSEHQTGLAFDIGEKGREDLWLTNDFGATAAGQWLAQNAHKYGFILRYPKGKEEITGFMHESWHFRYLEGELATKIYEAGVTLEEYLGIQ; this is translated from the coding sequence ATGAACAGAAAAGCAAAGAGAAAAAGTCCGATCGCAATGATTGTATCCATTTCAATTGTTATTTTAATCGCGATCTTAGGGTCAATTTATTATAAATTTGAAGTAGCACAACCTGGTACAGAAGACGAATCTGTTGCACCAAATGAACTGGAAAATGAAGAAATGCAAAATAAATCAAATGAACCAGAGCCGTCGAAGCCACAAGATCAAAATGCTGATGATTTGGCTTCTTCAGAAAAAAACAGTGAAAATCCCGCGGTAAATTCCGGGGAGCAGCCTGTTAAACAGCCTGCTAAAGAAACTCCGCCCGCTACGGAAGAAGTGGAGATGGAAAATGGATATATTGTTGGTCAAAAGCCTGCAACAGAGCCTACTTTTGTAAATGGAGTTTTAATTGCGAATAAGAAAAATCCCCTTCCTTCTACTTACAATAAAGGGGAAGATCCTAAGGCGCGTGCTGCTTTTGAAATAATGGCAAAAGCAGCGATGGAAAATGGAATAGAGCTCGTTGCTTTTAGTGGTTTCCGTTCTTACGAGTATCAAAAAACACTATACGACCGATATGTGAAGCGAGATGGGAAGGAAGCGGCAGATCGCTATAGTGCAAGACCAGGGTATTCCGAGCATCAAACTGGACTTGCTTTTGATATTGGAGAAAAGGGTCGTGAAGATTTGTGGCTGACAAATGATTTCGGCGCCACGGCAGCAGGACAGTGGTTGGCACAAAATGCCCATAAGTACGGGTTCATATTACGTTATCCAAAAGGAAAAGAAGAGATTACAGGTTTCATGCATGAATCATGGCATTTCCGCTATTTAGAGGGTGAACTAGCGACAAAAATATATGAAGCAGGCGTAACGCTGGAAGAATATTTAGGAATTCAATAA
- a CDS encoding succinate CoA transferase gives MDPRVEKRLGLKQLVDKVVSAEEAAALIQDGTVVGMSGFTRAGDAKVVPMALVERAKNEKFKIDVYTGASLGPEVDNYLAAAGVINKRGPFQGDAVMRGLVNKDQISYVDAHLSHNAELVRQGIIGPIKHLILEAVAITEDGLIIPSNSVGNSPIFAEYAENIIIELNISHPEALIGIHDIYVPGEQGKREAIPMTNAEQRIGEIGIKVDPAKIKAIVISEEPDAPSLIVPPDEETQTMANILLDFFRSEIKAGRLTNELMPLQSGVGSVANAVLDGFADAEFENLVVASEVLQDAVFNLIDAGKVRFAAATSITLTEELQKKVYGNLEKYADKICLRPQEISNHPELIRRLGLISINTALELDIYGNVNSTHVSGTKMMNGIGGSGDFARNARLGIFVTKSYAKGGAISSIVPMVSHVDHTEHDVDVIVTEQGIADLRGLAPKERVKLIIENCAHPDFKEQLWDYYNRAYEATGGAHTPHILEEALSWHVNLAKNKTMKKETANA, from the coding sequence ATGGATCCACGAGTTGAGAAACGTTTAGGTTTAAAACAATTAGTAGATAAAGTTGTATCTGCTGAAGAAGCTGCTGCTTTAATCCAAGATGGCACAGTGGTAGGGATGTCAGGATTTACTCGCGCAGGTGATGCTAAAGTTGTACCAATGGCATTAGTAGAGCGCGCTAAAAACGAAAAATTTAAAATTGATGTATATACAGGGGCTTCATTAGGTCCTGAAGTTGATAACTACTTAGCTGCTGCTGGTGTTATCAACAAACGCGGTCCTTTCCAAGGGGATGCGGTAATGCGCGGTTTAGTTAACAAAGACCAAATTTCTTATGTAGACGCACACCTTTCTCACAATGCTGAGTTAGTACGTCAAGGAATTATCGGTCCGATTAAACACTTAATTTTAGAAGCAGTTGCAATTACAGAAGACGGTTTAATTATTCCATCAAACTCTGTAGGTAACTCACCAATTTTCGCTGAATATGCAGAGAACATTATTATCGAATTAAATATCTCTCATCCGGAAGCATTGATCGGTATTCACGATATATATGTTCCTGGTGAACAAGGTAAGCGTGAAGCGATTCCAATGACAAATGCTGAGCAACGTATCGGTGAAATCGGTATTAAAGTGGATCCAGCTAAAATTAAAGCAATCGTTATTTCCGAAGAGCCTGACGCTCCTTCATTAATCGTTCCTCCAGATGAGGAAACACAAACAATGGCAAACATTTTATTAGACTTCTTCCGTTCTGAAATCAAAGCGGGCCGTTTAACAAATGAATTAATGCCATTACAATCAGGTGTAGGATCTGTAGCAAACGCAGTATTAGACGGCTTTGCTGATGCAGAATTCGAAAACTTGGTAGTTGCTTCTGAAGTATTGCAAGATGCAGTATTCAACTTGATTGATGCTGGTAAAGTACGCTTTGCAGCTGCAACTTCTATTACACTTACAGAAGAATTACAGAAAAAAGTTTACGGCAACTTAGAAAAGTATGCTGATAAAATTTGCTTACGTCCACAGGAAATTTCTAACCACCCAGAGCTTATCCGTCGTTTGGGCTTAATCTCAATTAACACTGCTCTAGAGTTAGATATTTATGGTAACGTAAACTCTACACACGTTTCAGGTACTAAAATGATGAACGGTATCGGCGGTTCTGGTGACTTCGCACGTAACGCTCGTCTTGGTATCTTTGTAACAAAATCATATGCAAAAGGCGGCGCGATTTCTTCAATCGTACCAATGGTTTCTCACGTAGACCACACTGAGCACGATGTAGATGTAATTGTAACTGAACAAGGTATCGCTGACTTACGCGGACTTGCTCCAAAAGAGCGCGTAAAATTAATCATTGAAAACTGTGCTCACCCAGATTTCAAAGAGCAGTTATGGGATTACTATAACCGCGCTTACGAAGCAACTGGCGGCGCACACACTCCTCACATCTTAGAGGAAGCTCTATCTTGGCACGTTAATCTTGCTAAAAACAAAACAATGAAAAAAGAAACAGCTAACGCTTAA
- a CDS encoding late competence development ComFB family protein, giving the protein MTMSGIKLINVTEEIVKGLVSFLLHGVEYQTFCHCEQCEMDVNAIVLNVLPARYVTSDETRDAVFKQMSTPEYLEEINKQIIHALHIVKQYPKHP; this is encoded by the coding sequence ATGACAATGTCAGGTATTAAATTAATAAATGTAACAGAAGAAATAGTAAAAGGGCTTGTTAGTTTTCTGCTGCATGGCGTTGAATATCAAACATTTTGCCATTGTGAACAATGTGAGATGGATGTGAATGCAATAGTTTTAAATGTATTGCCTGCTCGTTATGTTACATCGGACGAGACGAGAGATGCTGTATTTAAACAAATGAGCACACCGGAATATCTTGAAGAAATTAATAAACAAATTATCCATGCACTTCACATTGTAAAACAATATCCTAAGCATCCATAA
- a CDS encoding Lmo0850 family protein has protein sequence MAKEIDLKRIVTNLSKLGVTATVTKSRLELLKVLTPPTQTPQTQN, from the coding sequence ATGGCGAAAGAGATTGATTTAAAGCGTATTGTTACAAACTTATCAAAATTAGGTGTTACGGCGACAGTTACGAAATCTCGTCTTGAGCTTTTAAAAGTTTTAACACCACCAACACAAACTCCACAAACGCAAAATTAA